Proteins co-encoded in one Metabacillus sp. KUDC1714 genomic window:
- the buk gene encoding butyrate kinase codes for MQVNQYRILVLNPGSTSTKIGVFDSEISIFEKTLRHDLDKLNTYPNIIDQYEFRKQAILETLDEEGINISKLNAVCGRGGLLRPIEGGTYIVNDQMLEDLRNGFAGQHASNLGGIIAYEIANGLNIPAYIVDPVVVDEMEEIAKVSGVPTIERRSIFHALNQKAVARRVASDFNKHYEEMNLIITHMGGGITVGVHKRGRVVDVNNGLHGDGPFSPERAGTVPAGDLVSMCYSGEFFREEMMKQLVGKGGLVGYLGTNDAVKVEKMVEAGDEKASLIYSAMAYQIGKEIGSASAVLKGKVDAIVLTGGLAYGKKFVKEISTYIDWIADVLVFPGENELQALAEGALRVLKNEEEAKQYPTKKSAMAFLRH; via the coding sequence TTGCAGGTGAATCAATATCGTATCCTTGTCCTTAACCCTGGTTCCACATCAACGAAAATTGGGGTTTTTGATAGCGAAATATCTATTTTTGAGAAAACACTTAGACATGATTTAGATAAACTTAATACGTATCCTAACATCATTGATCAATATGAATTTCGGAAGCAAGCCATTTTAGAAACGCTTGATGAAGAAGGGATCAACATTTCGAAACTGAATGCAGTTTGTGGTCGTGGCGGCCTGCTCCGGCCCATTGAAGGCGGAACCTATATAGTCAATGACCAAATGCTAGAGGATTTAAGGAATGGTTTTGCTGGTCAACACGCATCTAATTTAGGTGGAATCATTGCCTATGAAATTGCAAATGGACTAAATATTCCTGCATATATTGTTGACCCAGTTGTCGTTGATGAGATGGAAGAGATTGCAAAAGTTTCTGGAGTGCCTACAATCGAAAGAAGGAGTATCTTTCATGCGTTAAATCAAAAAGCGGTAGCCCGGCGTGTTGCGTCAGATTTCAATAAGCATTATGAAGAAATGAACTTGATCATTACCCATATGGGAGGCGGAATTACCGTTGGTGTTCATAAGCGTGGAAGAGTAGTAGATGTTAATAACGGCTTGCATGGAGATGGTCCATTTAGTCCGGAACGTGCTGGAACAGTACCAGCAGGAGATCTTGTTTCAATGTGTTATTCAGGTGAGTTTTTCCGCGAAGAAATGATGAAGCAGTTAGTAGGAAAAGGTGGCCTTGTTGGCTATTTAGGAACGAATGATGCAGTTAAGGTGGAAAAAATGGTTGAAGCTGGTGATGAAAAGGCCTCTCTCATTTATTCAGCAATGGCTTATCAAATTGGGAAAGAGATTGGATCTGCAAGTGCTGTATTAAAAGGAAAAGTTGATGCTATTGTCTTAACAGGTGGATTAGCCTATGGTAAAAAATTTGTAAAAGAGATTTCCACTTATATCGATTGGATTGCAGACGTCCTTGTGTTTCCTGGTGAAAACGAGCTTCAAGCACTTGCTGAGGGTGCATTACGTGTTTTGAAAAATGAGGAAGAAGCAAAACAATATCCTACTAAAAAAAGTGCTATGGCATTTTTGCGCCACTAA
- a CDS encoding dihydrolipoamide acetyltransferase family protein — MAIEQIKMPQLGESVTEGTISNWLVSVGDKVNKYDPLAEVMTDKVNAEVPSSFSGVIKEIIAEEGTTLDVGEIICTIEIEGQEAVSETPVEVNSESIEPVEAQAQTEKQEVQSNKKRYSPAVLRLAQENDIDLEQVNGSGAGGRITRKDLLQLIERGSIPKTGAANQDDAPKPTAVPTLQPGIEQTHTHTTASTVPGDIEIPISGVRKAIAANMVRSKHEAPHAWMMVEVDATNLVEYRNSIKDEFKKKEGYNLTFFAFFVKAVAQALKEFPQINSMWAGEKIIQKKDINLSIAVATEDSLFVPVIKAADEKTIKGIAREITELANKVRTGKLTPDDMQGGTFTVNNTGSFGSVQSMGIINYPQAAILQVETIVKRPVVMNNGMIAVRDIVNLCMSLDHRVIDGLICGRFLARVKEILENVSKETTSIY, encoded by the coding sequence GTGGCAATTGAACAAATTAAAATGCCCCAGTTAGGTGAGAGCGTAACAGAAGGTACTATAAGTAACTGGCTCGTTTCTGTAGGTGATAAGGTAAACAAATATGATCCACTTGCAGAAGTGATGACAGATAAAGTTAATGCCGAGGTTCCATCTTCCTTTAGCGGTGTTATTAAAGAAATAATAGCTGAAGAAGGTACAACATTGGATGTTGGAGAAATTATTTGCACCATTGAAATAGAGGGTCAAGAAGCAGTCTCAGAAACTCCAGTTGAGGTGAATAGCGAATCTATTGAACCAGTTGAAGCGCAAGCACAAACTGAAAAACAAGAGGTTCAATCAAATAAAAAACGTTATTCTCCTGCTGTGCTCCGTTTAGCTCAGGAAAATGATATAGACTTAGAACAAGTGAATGGTTCAGGAGCTGGCGGTAGGATTACTAGAAAGGACCTTTTACAACTAATTGAACGTGGATCGATTCCTAAAACTGGAGCTGCAAATCAAGATGATGCTCCTAAACCAACGGCTGTGCCAACTCTTCAACCAGGAATCGAACAAACCCACACTCATACTACTGCATCAACCGTGCCAGGCGACATAGAAATCCCTATTTCAGGAGTTCGCAAAGCAATTGCAGCGAATATGGTTCGAAGTAAGCATGAAGCGCCACATGCTTGGATGATGGTTGAAGTAGATGCAACAAATCTTGTTGAGTATCGCAATTCCATAAAGGATGAATTTAAGAAAAAAGAGGGCTACAACTTAACGTTCTTTGCCTTTTTCGTAAAAGCTGTGGCACAAGCATTAAAAGAATTCCCGCAAATTAATTCGATGTGGGCTGGAGAAAAAATTATTCAGAAAAAGGATATTAATCTCTCTATTGCTGTTGCAACTGAAGATTCCTTGTTTGTACCAGTTATTAAAGCAGCTGATGAAAAAACAATAAAAGGAATTGCTAGAGAGATTACAGAATTAGCGAACAAAGTGCGAACTGGAAAATTAACACCAGATGATATGCAAGGCGGCACATTTACTGTAAATAACACAGGTTCATTCGGGTCTGTGCAATCAATGGGAATCATTAATTACCCTCAAGCGGCAATTTTACAGGTAGAAACAATTGTAAAACGACCTGTTGTCATGAACAATGGAATGATAGCCGTTCGTGATATAGTAAATTTATGTATGTCGCTTGATCACCGTGTGATAGATGGATTAATTTGTGGACGGTTCTTAGCACGTGTGAAAGAAATTTTAGAAAATGTATCTAAAGAAACAACTTCTATTTATTAA
- a CDS encoding methylmalonyl-CoA mutase family protein has translation MIHTKGNWNDWKAEAEKALRGKMFESLSSTTYEGIKLKPLYAKGDYDSRKLPIIHDHRESNDWNISQVILAENSHELSEMIKQAKNKGQSSFYLDNVQCLKKIVDLDVAFLHIDWLNDSFLFDVGEDIGFIPLFLQSRKKRNELKNLKGTLSFDPYESILISGEEDIRSVKTQFDYLADTIKWCQMHECEVRCLLIKGDLYHEAGAHALQELNYTFSHALDVINELLNRGITIDIIAKNITFSFAIGSNFFMEIAKFRAAKQLWASLIHALGGNKESQKMYLHARTSIFNKTGYDVHVNLLRTTTEGFAAAVAGVDELSIYPFDYVLPSRGELGERIARNTQFILKEENLLFSVIDPAGGSYYVETLTNELAERAWKEIIEIDEKGGFLHLLKEGEPQKELETIFEKRVDDVNKSKTTVIGTNAFANLSDQVEATLQGIKQAKEHHTDTKQVTTFQNAYIFVNKNKEVPIVKTQNLLEQIKITPIKTRRLVEHFEQLRIAAETYVKKNHQQLKVDVIVFGRLKDYKPRLDFVTGLLASGGITVEVVSYDQFSSYPNGNVIIFCGNDEGYNKIDSSFISKIKEGKKSVHLFITGNGHEKKMAEYGLNGVITTNMNAYKFLVTIHHLMGVGN, from the coding sequence ATGATACATACAAAGGGGAATTGGAACGATTGGAAAGCTGAGGCTGAAAAAGCATTAAGGGGAAAGATGTTTGAAAGTCTAAGTTCAACTACATACGAAGGTATTAAGCTAAAGCCATTATATGCAAAAGGGGATTATGATTCTAGGAAACTGCCAATAATACATGATCATCGCGAATCGAATGATTGGAATATTAGTCAAGTTATTTTAGCTGAAAATAGCCATGAGTTGAGTGAGATGATAAAACAAGCTAAGAATAAGGGGCAGAGCTCATTTTATCTAGATAATGTTCAGTGTCTAAAAAAAATTGTGGACTTAGATGTTGCTTTTTTGCACATCGACTGGCTAAATGATTCCTTTCTTTTTGATGTAGGAGAAGACATTGGTTTTATACCTCTGTTTCTTCAATCTCGTAAAAAGAGAAATGAACTAAAGAACCTAAAAGGAACTTTAAGTTTTGACCCGTATGAAAGCATTTTAATTAGTGGCGAAGAAGATATAAGGTCTGTTAAAACACAATTTGATTATCTTGCTGATACGATAAAGTGGTGTCAAATGCATGAGTGTGAAGTACGCTGTTTACTGATTAAAGGTGACCTTTATCATGAAGCAGGGGCCCATGCACTTCAAGAGCTGAACTACACCTTCTCACATGCACTTGATGTGATAAATGAGCTGCTAAATCGTGGTATAACTATAGATATCATTGCTAAAAACATAACTTTTTCTTTTGCGATAGGGTCTAATTTTTTTATGGAAATTGCTAAATTTCGAGCAGCAAAGCAATTATGGGCATCACTTATACATGCATTAGGAGGAAACAAAGAATCACAGAAAATGTATCTTCATGCAAGAACCTCGATATTTAATAAGACAGGTTATGATGTTCATGTAAATCTTTTACGCACAACAACTGAAGGTTTTGCGGCAGCTGTAGCAGGTGTCGATGAATTATCTATCTATCCTTTTGATTATGTTTTGCCGAGTAGAGGAGAACTAGGAGAAAGAATTGCAAGAAATACTCAATTTATTTTAAAAGAGGAAAACTTACTTTTTAGTGTCATCGATCCAGCAGGAGGATCTTATTATGTAGAAACGTTAACAAATGAGCTGGCAGAACGAGCCTGGAAAGAAATAATAGAGATCGATGAAAAAGGAGGCTTTCTCCACCTATTAAAAGAGGGTGAACCTCAAAAAGAACTTGAAACAATATTTGAAAAAAGAGTAGATGATGTTAATAAGAGTAAAACAACGGTTATTGGGACGAATGCATTTGCGAACCTTTCCGATCAAGTTGAAGCGACGTTACAAGGTATTAAACAAGCAAAAGAACATCACACAGATACCAAACAAGTTACAACATTTCAAAATGCGTATATTTTTGTTAATAAGAATAAGGAAGTACCAATTGTAAAAACTCAAAATCTACTTGAACAGATAAAGATAACTCCTATTAAAACTAGACGTCTTGTAGAGCATTTTGAGCAGTTAAGAATTGCTGCTGAAACATACGTTAAAAAAAATCATCAACAATTAAAAGTTGACGTTATTGTTTTTGGGAGATTAAAAGATTATAAGCCCCGACTTGACTTCGTGACAGGCTTACTTGCTTCAGGTGGAATAACGGTAGAGGTTGTTTCATATGATCAGTTTTCATCATACCCTAATGGTAATGTGATTATCTTCTGTGGAAATGACGAGGGTTATAATAAAATTGATTCTTCTTTTATTAGTAAGATAAAGGAAGGAAAGAAATCAGTTCATCTATTTATCACCGGGAATGGTCATGAGAAGAAAATGGCGGAGTATGGGTTAAATGGTGTTATCACTACAAACATGAATGCGTATAAATTCCTAGTCACTATTCATCACTTAATGGGGGTTGGAAATTGA
- the lpdA gene encoding dihydrolipoyl dehydrogenase: MAKEYDLVILGGGTGGYVAAIRATQLGLKTAVVEKSKLGGTCLHKGCIPSKALLRSAEVYATAKKSEEFGVETSEVKLNFSKVQERKQGIIEQLHNGVQQLMKKGKIDVYEGIGRILGPSIFSPMPGTISVEMNNGEENEMLIPKNVIIATGSRPKSLQDLKIDGEIVLTSEEALDLNSLPNSIIIVGGGVIGIEWASMLVDFGVSVTVLEYSDRILPTEDKEISKEMERLLAKRGITIVTSAKVLPETFEKEQGNLATIKAEHKGEERSFTADKILISVGRQANVEGIGIENTDIKLEKGFIATNQYYQTKESHIYAIGDVIGGLQLAHVASHEGIVAVEHIANAQPIPLDESLISKCIYSSPEIASVGYTEDKAKENGFKTKIGKFPFKAIGKALVFGETEGFVKLVVDEETDDLLGVHMIGPHVTDMISEAGLARVLDATPWEVSQTIHPHPTLSEAIGEAALAVYGKAIHF; this comes from the coding sequence TTGGCTAAAGAATATGATCTAGTCATACTCGGTGGAGGAACTGGCGGTTATGTTGCAGCGATACGTGCTACACAACTTGGCCTTAAAACAGCTGTTGTTGAAAAAAGTAAGCTTGGTGGAACATGCTTGCATAAGGGATGTATCCCAAGTAAAGCACTCCTAAGAAGTGCAGAGGTTTATGCTACAGCAAAAAAGAGTGAAGAATTCGGTGTAGAAACATCTGAGGTAAAGCTGAACTTTTCAAAGGTTCAAGAACGAAAACAAGGAATTATTGAGCAACTCCATAATGGAGTGCAACAACTTATGAAAAAAGGAAAAATCGATGTGTATGAGGGGATTGGGCGTATTTTAGGTCCATCTATTTTTTCACCGATGCCTGGAACAATTTCTGTTGAAATGAATAACGGGGAAGAAAATGAAATGCTCATTCCTAAAAATGTAATCATCGCTACTGGATCAAGACCAAAAAGCCTTCAAGATCTTAAGATTGATGGAGAAATTGTGTTAACTTCTGAAGAAGCCCTTGATTTAAATAGTCTACCAAATTCAATCATAATTGTTGGTGGAGGCGTGATCGGGATTGAGTGGGCTTCTATGTTAGTAGATTTCGGTGTGAGTGTAACAGTTTTAGAGTACTCTGATCGAATTTTACCAACAGAAGACAAAGAGATTTCAAAAGAAATGGAGCGTTTACTGGCAAAAAGGGGAATTACCATTGTCACCAGTGCAAAGGTATTACCTGAAACGTTTGAAAAGGAACAAGGAAATTTAGCCACAATTAAAGCAGAGCATAAAGGTGAAGAAAGATCCTTTACAGCTGATAAGATTCTCATATCTGTTGGAAGGCAAGCGAATGTTGAGGGTATTGGTATTGAAAATACCGATATAAAACTTGAAAAAGGGTTTATTGCCACAAATCAATATTATCAAACAAAAGAATCACATATTTATGCGATTGGTGATGTCATTGGAGGTTTACAATTAGCACATGTTGCATCACATGAAGGTATTGTTGCTGTTGAACATATTGCAAATGCTCAGCCTATCCCGCTTGATGAGTCACTGATCTCGAAATGTATCTATAGTTCACCTGAGATAGCAAGTGTCGGGTACACCGAGGATAAAGCAAAGGAAAACGGTTTTAAAACAAAGATAGGTAAGTTTCCATTTAAAGCAATAGGTAAAGCTCTTGTATTTGGTGAAACAGAAGGATTTGTCAAACTTGTGGTGGACGAAGAAACAGATGATCTTCTGGGTGTTCATATGATTGGACCACATGTTACAGATATGATATCTGAAGCAGGTCTTGCTAGAGTATTGGATGCAACCCCTTGGGAAGTTTCTCAAACGATTCATCCTCATCCAACATTATCAGAAGCAATTGGCGAAGCTGCACTTGCTGTTTATGGAAAGGCAATTCATTTTTAA
- a CDS encoding thiamine pyrophosphate-dependent dehydrogenase E1 component subunit alpha — protein sequence MTENRHQSLGLTDKDVLNMYETMLLARKIDERMWLLNRSGKIPFVISCQGQEAAQVGAAFALDRHEDYVLPYYRDMGVVLTFGMTAKDLMLSGFAKAEDPNSAGRQMPGHFGQKKNRIVTGSSPVTTQVPHAVGIALAGKMQKKNLVTFVTFGEGSSNQGDFHEGANFAAVHKLPVILMCENNKYAISVPYDKQVACEKISDRAIGYGMPGVTVDGNDPLEVYAVVKEAADRGRRGEGPTLIETISYRLTPHSSDDDDSSYREQDEVAEAKKDDPVLKFSRYLKEVGVLSEEIEKEMIDSIMDVINEATDYAEAAPYANPEDALKYVYAE from the coding sequence ATGACAGAAAACCGACACCAATCGTTAGGTCTAACCGATAAAGATGTGTTAAATATGTATGAAACAATGCTATTGGCAAGAAAAATAGATGAGCGGATGTGGCTATTAAATCGATCAGGGAAAATCCCTTTTGTTATTTCTTGTCAAGGTCAAGAAGCAGCTCAGGTCGGTGCAGCATTTGCCTTAGATCGTCATGAGGATTATGTTCTTCCGTATTATCGTGATATGGGAGTTGTTTTAACGTTTGGCATGACAGCAAAGGATCTGATGTTATCTGGATTTGCAAAGGCAGAGGATCCGAATTCAGCTGGAAGACAAATGCCAGGTCACTTTGGTCAAAAGAAAAACCGAATTGTTACAGGTTCATCACCGGTTACTACGCAAGTACCCCATGCTGTTGGTATAGCATTAGCAGGTAAAATGCAGAAGAAGAATCTTGTTACATTTGTAACCTTTGGAGAAGGTTCTTCAAACCAAGGCGACTTCCATGAAGGAGCTAATTTTGCTGCCGTTCATAAATTACCAGTTATCTTAATGTGTGAAAACAACAAATATGCCATTTCGGTTCCATATGACAAACAGGTTGCTTGTGAAAAAATTTCTGACCGTGCAATTGGCTATGGTATGCCTGGCGTAACAGTGGATGGAAATGATCCACTTGAAGTATATGCTGTTGTAAAAGAAGCTGCTGATCGTGGTCGTCGTGGTGAGGGTCCGACCTTAATAGAAACAATTTCGTATCGACTAACACCACATTCAAGTGATGATGATGATAGTAGCTATCGGGAGCAGGATGAAGTAGCAGAAGCAAAGAAAGATGATCCAGTCCTTAAGTTTTCTAGATATTTAAAAGAAGTTGGCGTTCTTTCTGAGGAAATTGAAAAAGAGATGATAGATAGCATTATGGACGTCATAAATGAAGCTACTGATTATGCAGAAGCGGCGCCGTATGCAAATCCAGAAGATGCATTAAAATACGTTTATGCAGAGTAA
- a CDS encoding alpha-ketoacid dehydrogenase subunit beta — protein sequence MAVISYIDAITMAMHEEMERDEKVFVLGEDVGRKGGVFKATAGLYEKFGEERVMDTPLAESAIAGVGIGAAMYGMRPIAEMQFADFIMPAVNQIVSEAAKIRYRSNNDWSCPITIRAPFGGGVHGALYHSQSVEAVFANQPGLKIVIPSTPYDAKGLLKAAIRDDDPVLFFEHKRAYRLIKGEVPVDDYVLPIGKADVKRDGEDITVITYGLCVHFALQAAERLANDGISTHVLDLRTIYPLDKEAIIEAASKTGKVLLITEDNKEGSVISEVSAIIAENCLFDLDAPIMRLAGPDTPAMPYAPTMEKFFMINPDKVEEAMRKLAEF from the coding sequence ATGGCTGTTATTTCATATATAGATGCCATTACAATGGCAATGCATGAAGAGATGGAGCGAGACGAAAAAGTATTCGTTCTTGGAGAAGATGTTGGCAGAAAGGGTGGAGTGTTTAAAGCGACAGCAGGGTTGTATGAAAAATTTGGAGAAGAACGTGTTATGGATACACCACTTGCAGAATCTGCAATCGCAGGAGTTGGAATTGGTGCAGCAATGTATGGAATGAGACCGATTGCTGAAATGCAATTTGCTGACTTTATTATGCCTGCAGTAAATCAAATTGTTTCGGAAGCAGCAAAAATTCGTTATCGTTCCAACAACGATTGGAGCTGTCCAATAACAATACGTGCCCCTTTTGGTGGTGGTGTTCATGGAGCTTTGTATCATTCACAATCAGTAGAAGCTGTTTTTGCTAATCAGCCTGGCTTGAAAATTGTCATTCCTTCAACACCATATGATGCAAAAGGTTTATTAAAAGCTGCCATTCGTGATGATGACCCTGTATTATTTTTTGAGCATAAGCGAGCGTATCGCTTAATCAAAGGTGAGGTACCTGTAGATGATTATGTTCTGCCTATTGGTAAAGCAGATGTGAAACGAGACGGAGAAGACATTACAGTAATTACATACGGTCTATGTGTGCATTTTGCCCTACAAGCTGCTGAACGACTAGCTAATGATGGCATTAGTACACATGTTTTAGATTTAAGAACAATCTACCCTTTAGACAAAGAGGCGATTATTGAAGCTGCATCGAAAACCGGTAAAGTACTTCTTATAACAGAAGACAATAAAGAAGGCAGTGTTATTAGTGAGGTTTCAGCTATTATTGCCGAAAATTGCTTGTTTGATTTAGATGCTCCAATCATGAGATTAGCGGGTCCTGATACCCCAGCGATGCCGTACGCACCTACAATGGAAAAATTCTTTATGATTAATCCAGATAAAGTGGAGGAAGCAATGCGTAAACTTGCTGAATTTTAA
- the scpA gene encoding methylmalonyl-CoA mutase, whose amino-acid sequence MKRRTITEAKLIKPTASQDPSPSFFNTHEQIRVKNKYDSTDLEKIEHLDTFPGTYPYLRGPYATMYVNKPWTIRQYAGFSSAEESNAFYKRNLEMGQKGLSVAFDLATHRGYDSDHPRVEGDVGKAGVAIDSIQDMKLLFDGIPLDEMSVSMTMNGAVLPIMAFYIVTAEEQGVAKEKLSGTIQNDILKEYMVRNTYIYPPETSMRIIGDIFEYTSKNMPKFNSISISGYHMQEAGAPADLELAYTLSDGLEYIRTGLKAGLDIDQFAPRLSFFWAIGMNYFMEVAKMRAARYMWSSIVKKFNPKNPKSLALRTHSQTSGWSLTEQDPFNNVVRTCIEAHAAVMGHTQSLHTNALDEAIALPTDFSARIARNTQLYLQHETGICDVIDPWGGSYFVESLTDSLIERATKHMAEIEQLGGMTKAIETGLPKMKIEEAAARRQAKIDSGKETIIGVNKFKLEKEDPLDILSIDNTEVRKKQIQRINEVKAKRNDELVNKALQKITTATANGEGNLLELAVEAARQRATLGEISYAIEKVSKRHQAMIRSISGVYSSEFSNEEEITKVREKTDQFYELEGRRPRILIAKMGQDGHDRGAKVIATAFADLGFDVDIGPLFQTPAETAVQAVENDVHVVGMSSLAAGHKTLLPQLINELKKLGREDIIVIIGGVIPYQDYDELKEKGAAEIFGPGTVIPVAATKVLNKILERLGYEEIEE is encoded by the coding sequence ATGAAACGTCGAACTATTACTGAGGCAAAGCTTATAAAACCGACAGCATCTCAGGATCCTTCTCCATCATTTTTCAATACACATGAGCAAATACGAGTGAAAAATAAATACGATTCAACGGACCTTGAAAAAATCGAGCATTTGGATACATTTCCAGGGACGTATCCTTATTTACGTGGGCCTTATGCGACAATGTATGTGAATAAGCCATGGACAATTAGACAGTATGCTGGATTTTCAAGTGCAGAAGAAAGTAATGCCTTTTACAAAAGAAACTTAGAGATGGGACAAAAGGGCCTATCCGTTGCCTTTGATTTGGCAACACATCGCGGCTATGATTCTGATCATCCTCGGGTAGAAGGAGATGTTGGAAAGGCAGGAGTGGCTATTGACTCCATTCAAGATATGAAGCTATTATTTGATGGAATTCCTTTAGATGAAATGTCGGTTTCAATGACAATGAATGGTGCGGTCTTGCCAATTATGGCATTTTATATCGTAACAGCAGAAGAGCAAGGAGTAGCAAAGGAAAAGCTATCAGGTACGATTCAAAATGATATTTTAAAAGAATATATGGTTCGTAATACATATATTTATCCGCCAGAAACATCAATGAGAATTATTGGCGATATTTTTGAGTATACGTCGAAAAATATGCCAAAGTTTAATAGTATAAGTATCTCTGGCTACCACATGCAGGAAGCAGGAGCACCAGCAGATCTTGAGCTCGCTTATACATTGTCAGATGGTCTTGAGTATATACGAACTGGCTTAAAGGCTGGTCTTGATATTGATCAATTTGCACCTCGATTATCGTTTTTTTGGGCGATTGGGATGAATTATTTCATGGAAGTAGCCAAAATGAGAGCAGCACGTTATATGTGGTCATCCATCGTTAAGAAGTTTAATCCTAAAAATCCAAAATCCCTTGCATTGCGAACACATTCTCAGACTTCAGGATGGAGTTTAACTGAGCAGGATCCTTTTAATAACGTTGTTCGAACATGTATCGAGGCACATGCAGCGGTAATGGGACATACCCAATCCCTCCATACGAATGCATTAGATGAGGCGATCGCATTACCAACTGATTTTTCCGCGAGAATTGCTCGAAATACACAGTTGTATTTACAGCATGAAACCGGAATCTGTGATGTGATTGATCCATGGGGAGGCTCTTACTTTGTAGAATCCTTAACAGATTCACTCATTGAACGCGCGACAAAGCATATGGCTGAGATTGAACAGCTTGGTGGTATGACGAAAGCGATTGAAACAGGTCTTCCAAAAATGAAAATAGAGGAGGCGGCTGCGAGAAGGCAGGCGAAAATTGATTCAGGAAAAGAAACAATAATTGGAGTGAATAAATTTAAGCTTGAAAAAGAGGACCCGCTTGATATTTTGTCGATCGATAATACAGAGGTAAGAAAAAAGCAAATTCAAAGAATAAATGAAGTAAAAGCAAAGCGAAATGATGAGCTTGTGAATAAAGCCTTGCAAAAAATAACGACTGCAACCGCCAATGGTGAAGGAAATCTTTTAGAGCTAGCTGTTGAAGCAGCACGCCAGCGAGCAACACTTGGTGAAATTTCATATGCAATTGAAAAGGTTAGTAAACGCCATCAAGCAATGATTCGTTCAATTAGTGGAGTTTATAGCTCGGAATTTTCAAACGAAGAAGAAATAACCAAGGTGAGAGAGAAAACAGATCAATTTTATGAGCTTGAGGGAAGACGTCCAAGAATTCTCATTGCAAAGATGGGCCAGGACGGACATGATCGAGGAGCCAAGGTAATCGCAACAGCATTTGCTGATTTGGGCTTTGATGTAGATATCGGGCCACTCTTCCAAACACCTGCTGAAACTGCCGTACAAGCGGTAGAAAACGATGTTCATGTTGTAGGAATGAGCTCATTAGCAGCTGGCCATAAAACACTTCTTCCCCAACTTATAAATGAATTAAAAAAGTTAGGGAGAGAAGATATAATTGTCATTATTGGCGGTGTGATTCCTTATCAGGATTACGATGAGCTAAAAGAAAAGGGAGCTGCGGAAATATTTGGGCCCGGAACTGTAATACCTGTTGCTGCAACTAAGGTATTAAATAAGATCCTTGAGAGATTGGGCTATGAGGAAATTGAAGAATGA